A part of Cannabis sativa cultivar Pink pepper isolate KNU-18-1 chromosome 6, ASM2916894v1, whole genome shotgun sequence genomic DNA contains:
- the LOC133039323 gene encoding uncharacterized protein LOC133039323, whose protein sequence is MAKNATVIQSQAASLRNLEIQLGQLANDLKNRPQGTLPSDTENPRSDGKEHCKAVTLRSRKILESNVAATGSKEPSSIQKEGELKEKPAILAAEIPLVVTASSQHSVAEKSFQKPPPPFPQRFKKQQDDGQFRRFLDVLKQLHINIPLVEALEQMPTYVKFLTNILTKKRRLGEFETVALTEGCSAMLKSKIPTKVKDPGNFAIPISIGGQDVGRALCDLEAIINLMPMSIFKKLGIGEARPTSITLQLADRSMAHPEGKIEDVLVQVDKFIFLADFIILDYEEDREVPIILGRPFLLPREEL, encoded by the coding sequence ATGGCCAAGAATGCCACTGTAATTCAAAGCCAGGCAGCATCTCTTCGGAATCTTGAAATTCAATTGGGGCAATTGGCCAATGATTTGAAGAATAGACCACAAGGCACGTTGCCTAGTGACACCGAAAACCCCAGAAGCGATGGCAAAGAACATTGCAAAGCGGTAACCTTGAGAAGTAGAAAAATTCTTGAGTCAAATGTGGCTGCTACAGGCAGTAAGGAGCCCTCTTCAATCCAAAAGGAGGGGGAACTGAAGGAAAAACCAGCAATTTTAGCTGCTGAAATTCCCCTAGTAGTTACAGCATCCAGTCAGCATTCTGTTGCAGAAAAGTCTTTTCAAAAGCCACCTCCACCATTTCCTCAACGGTTCAAGAAGCAACAAGACGAtggtcaattccggagatttcttgatgttctaAAGCAGCTCCACATCAATATACCATTAGTGGAAGCTTTGGAGCAAATGCCAACCTATGTGAAGTTTTTAACGaacattttgacaaagaaaaggaGGCTTGGCGAGTTTGAAACTGTCGCTTTAACAGAGGGCTGTAGTGCTatgttgaaaagtaaaattccaACCAAAGTGAAAGATCCGGGCAACTTTGCAATTCCAATTTCTATAGGGGGTCAAGATGTTGGAAGAGCTCTTTGTGATTTGGAAGCTATTATTAATCTTAtgcctatgtctatttttaagaagttgggaattggagaagcaaggccAACCAGCATCACTTTGCAATTAGCGGATCGTTCCATGGCTCATCCAGAGGGGAAAATTGAAGATGTGTTAGTACAAGTGGATAAGTTCATTTTTCTGGCCGATTTCATTATTCTTGACTATGAGGAAGATAGGGAAGTTCCAATCATTTTAGGGAGGCCATTTCTCTTGCCACGGGAAGAACTTTGA